Proteins encoded in a region of the Rutidosis leptorrhynchoides isolate AG116_Rl617_1_P2 chromosome 9, CSIRO_AGI_Rlap_v1, whole genome shotgun sequence genome:
- the LOC139868098 gene encoding uncharacterized protein: protein MVLQGSARKWFHSLQARSIIGFIDLRDKFLLHFQNLLPQKKTHIECHDIKQGSKETLSALITRYIYECQKIPSLNEDQKVSGFLHAINPQRHLTLMRRLRRDVPPTFAKVQQETYDYLRGGEDSTITPACGWGKEKIIAVLDFRGEITAVVTREMKGFRPLGENSRRDRLKFCVFHDDYGHDTNRCRDLAELIAEAYEQGKLDHLVAQNAASTANAIIMPIEANTSNAPNVVERKTPAVKNLGVKMVSKKENQCGIQVINVVEVQGEMSVLQISEQIVSWKCPSITFPPASLIANVDKPVVVSCRIENTGIMIMKVHMDTGSSVDVMYEQCFSKMPANIQVLMKPTAVSLAGFSGESTWPVGQLELQMELVDD, encoded by the exons ATGGTCTTGCAAGGATCTGCTAGGAAGTGGTTTCATAGCCTGCAAGCTCGCAGTATCATTGGTTTCATTGATCTTCGTGATAAGTTTTTgttgcattttcagaatcttttaccGCAGAAGAAGACACATATAGAATGTCATGATATTAAACAAGGCAGCAAAGAAACTCTGAGCGCGTTAATTACGCGGTACATTTATGAGTGTCAAAAGATACCAAGTTTGAATGAAGACCAAAAAGTTTCtggttttttgcatgctattaacccaCAGCGACATCTGACGCTTATGCGAAGATTGCGAAGAGATGTTCCGCCAACTTTCGCTAAAGTTCAGCAGGAAACATATGACTATCTCCGTGGTGGAGAAGATAGCACTATAACTCCTGCATGTGGATGGGGTAAAGAAAAAA TTATCGCAGTTCTGGATTTCCGCGGAGAAATAACGGCGGTGGTTACCCGCGAAATGAAAGGTTTCAGG cctttgggagagAATAGTAGGCGTGATCGGTTAaagttttgtgttttccatgacgatTATGGACATGACACCAACCGCTGTAGAGATTTGGCGGAATTGATCGCGGAGGCATATGAACAAGGTAAGCTGGACCATTTAGTCGCGCAGAACGCTGCAAGTACTGCGAATGCAATTATAATGCCTATAGAAGCCAATACCTCAAATGCGCCAAATGTGGTTGAGCGAAAGACTCCCGCAGTGAAAAATCTGGGTGTAAAGATGGTGAGTAAGAAAGAAAACCAGTGCGGAATCCAGGTCATTAATGTGGTAGAAGTGCAAGGCGAAATGTCAGTACTTCAAATATCTGAGCAGATTGTCAGTTGGAAATGTCCCTCTATTACTTTTCCTCCTGCAAGTCTGATCGCGAATGTTGACAAACCAGTGGTGGTTTCATGCCGCATTGAAAATACTGGTATTATGATAATGAAGGTACATatggacactggtagcagtgtagatgTCATGTACGAACAATGTTTTAGTAAAATGCCCGCAAACATTCAggttttgatgaaacctactgcggtttcacttgctggATTCTCAGGAGAGTCAACTTGGCCTGTTGGCCAGTTAGAATTGCAAATGGAGCTAGTtgatgactga